CGGGTTCCCGCGGTCGGCGCCCGGCGGGCCGTGGTCGGCATGCTCACCGGCTGCGTACAGGGTGCGTTCTTCCCCGAGGTCAACGCCGCCACCGCCCGGGTGCTCGCCGCCGAGGGCTGCGACGTGGTCATCCTGCCCGACCAGCAGGGCTGCTGCGGCGCGCTGAGCGTGCACAACGGGCGCGAGGCGGAGGCGCAGCGCTTCGCCCGGCGGATGCTCGACACGTTCGCCGCCGCCGGCATCGACTTCTTCGTGGTCAACGCGGCGGGCTGCGGTTCCACCCTCAAGGAGTACGGCGACCTGCTCCGGGACGATCCCGGGTACGCGGCGCTCGCCGCCGACTTCGCCGGCAAGGTGCGTGACCTGTCCGAACTCCTCGACGAGCTGGGTCCGGTCGCCACCCGGCACCCGCTGCCGGTGACCGTCGCCTACCACGACGCCTGCCACCTGGCCCACGCCCAGGGCGTGCGCGCCCAGCCCCGCCGGCTGCTGCGCGACATTCCCGGCCTGGAGCTGCGGGAGATCGCCGACCCGGAGATCTGCTGCGGGTCAGCCGGGATCTGGAACGTGCTCCACCCCGGGCCGGCCGCCGAACTCGGCGACCGCAAGGCCCGCACCGTACTGGCCACCGGGGCGCGGCTGCTCGTCACCGCCAACCCCGGCTGCCTCATGCAGGTCGCCGCCGCGGTGACCCGCGCCGGCGGCGACATCGCGCTGGCCCACACCGCCCAGGTCCTCGACGCCTCCCTCCGCGCCCGTCCGGTGGAGGAGCTGCTGTAGGGCCGAACTCACCCGCCACCGTCCCCGAGCGTCGAGGTGACCCATGTTCGACCAGTTCACAGTCGTCACCGATCCCGTCAGCGACTCCGTCGCACTCTCGGCGATCTTCGCCGTCCTGCCCCTGCTCACCCTCTTCGTGCTGCTCGGTGTGCTGAAGGTGAAGGCCTGGCTGGCCGGGCTGATCTCGCTCGCGGTCGCGCTGGTGGTGGCGGTCGCCGTCTACGCCATGCCGGTCGGGCAGGCCGTGCTCTCGGCCACCGAGGGCGCCGCCTTCGGCTTCTTCCCGATCCTGTGGATCGTCCTCAACGCGATCTGGGTCTACAACCTCACCGTCGAGAGCGGACACTTCGACGTGCTGCGCCGCTCGTTCGAACGGGTCAGCCCGGACATGCGGATCCAGGCGATCATCATCGCGTTCTGCTTCGGCGCGCTGCTGGAGGCGCTGGCCGGTTTCGGCACCCCGGTCGCCATCACAGTGGTGATGCTGATGGCGCTCGGCTTCCGCCCGATCCACGCCGCCTCGGTGGCGCTGCTGGCCAACACCGCGCCGGTGGCGTTCGGCGCGCTCGCCACCCCGGTCGTCACCCTGGCCACCGTCACCAGTGGCGTCAACGACGACTCCCGGCTCACTGTGGACACCCTCGGCGCGATGGTCGGCCGGCAGACACCGATCCTCGCGGTGGTCGTACCGCTGCTGCTGGTGGCCCTGGTGGACGGACGGCGCGGTATCCGGCAGACCTGGCCCGCCGCGCTGGTCGCCGGCGTGACCTTCGGCCTGGCGCAGTTCGTCGCCGCGAACTACATCTCCGTGCCACTGACCGACATCGTCGCCGCGCTGGTCTCGGCCGCCGCCGTCGTGCTGCTGATCCGCGTCTGGCGTCCGGTCACCCCCGCCGACCTGGGCCGCGAGCCGGAGGCGGCGAGCGTGCCCGCCGCCCGCGAGCCCGCCGAGGCCGAGCTTGCCGACCCGGGCGCCGTCCGCGCCAGCGCCGGCCGCCGCTCCGGTACGACCACCGCCGCCGCGCCGTCGCTCGACGGTCCGGGCGGCGAGACCCCGCCGGGCGATCCGCTGGTCTCCCGCGACGGTCCGGGGGAGCACCGGGAACCGTCCGACGCCGGCCCGCACCGACCGGCTGCCCCCCGGCTCGCCGACACCCCCGCGGAGGTGGCCCGCGCGTACGCGCCGTACCTGATCATCATCGCGATCTTCTCCATCGCCAACCTCGGGGCGGTGAAGGACGCCCTGGCGAAGGAGCCGTGGACGGTGAAGTTCGCCTGGCCGGGGCTGGACATCCTCGGCGGGAACGGCAATCAGCTGTCGTCGGCAACGTTCACCCTCAACTGGCTGCCCGCCGCCGGCACCCTGATGATCCTCGCCGGGGTGCTCACCGCGCTGGTGCTGCGGGTCTCCGCCGGCCGGGCGCTGCGCGCCTACGGGCGCACCTACGTCGAGCTGCGGTACGCGATCGTCACCGTGATGGCGGTGCTCGCCCTGGCGTACGTGATGAACCAGTCCGGGCAGACCAACACCCTCGGCGCGTTCCTGGCCGCCACCGGTGGGGCGTTCGTGTTCCTCTCGGCGATCCTCGGCTGGATCGGCGTGGCGGTCACCGGCTCGGACACCTCGGCCAACGCCTTGTTCGGGGCGTTGCAGGTGGAGACGGCGGCCCGCGCCGGGCTGGACCCGGTGCTGCTGGCGGCCGCCAACTCCTCCGGTGGGGTGCTGGGCAAGATGATCAGCCCGCAGAACCTGGCCATCGCCGCCGCCGCGGTCGGCATGGCCGGCCGGGAGGGGGAGATCTTCCGCAAGGTGTTCGGCTGGAGTCTGCTCCTGCTGCTGTTCATGTGTGTGCTGGTCGCGCTCCAGGGCTCGCCGGTCCTCGGCTGGATGGTGCCCTGACCGCGCACGGCAGGTGGGCCGTCCCCGCGAGGGGACGGCCCACACCGGCCGTTTAGCGCAGACGGGACTCGATCGCGTCGATGATGCGCGGACGCAGTTCGGCGGCGCGAACCACGGCGTCCACCGAGCCGACCTCGACGGCGCGCCGGATGTTGTGCACG
Above is a window of Micromonospora coriariae DNA encoding:
- a CDS encoding (Fe-S)-binding protein, giving the protein MSVPQQPEQRDPANTVRSTETAPLSSPGGTRPATGPRDVLGLAAQPPGQGAFDAHHPPAAELVSDCVHCGFCLPTCPTYVLWGEEMDSPRGRIYLMKEGLEGEPLSDSMVTHFDQCLGCMSCVTACPSGVRYDRLIEDTRQQVERRHHRGPRERALRAAIFALFPYPRRLRLLRGPLRAYQASGVRRLLQRTGLLPRLAPTLAALESLAPRLRRPERPPRRVPAVGARRAVVGMLTGCVQGAFFPEVNAATARVLAAEGCDVVILPDQQGCCGALSVHNGREAEAQRFARRMLDTFAAAGIDFFVVNAAGCGSTLKEYGDLLRDDPGYAALAADFAGKVRDLSELLDELGPVATRHPLPVTVAYHDACHLAHAQGVRAQPRRLLRDIPGLELREIADPEICCGSAGIWNVLHPGPAAELGDRKARTVLATGARLLVTANPGCLMQVAAAVTRAGGDIALAHTAQVLDASLRARPVEELL
- a CDS encoding L-lactate permease — its product is MFDQFTVVTDPVSDSVALSAIFAVLPLLTLFVLLGVLKVKAWLAGLISLAVALVVAVAVYAMPVGQAVLSATEGAAFGFFPILWIVLNAIWVYNLTVESGHFDVLRRSFERVSPDMRIQAIIIAFCFGALLEALAGFGTPVAITVVMLMALGFRPIHAASVALLANTAPVAFGALATPVVTLATVTSGVNDDSRLTVDTLGAMVGRQTPILAVVVPLLLVALVDGRRGIRQTWPAALVAGVTFGLAQFVAANYISVPLTDIVAALVSAAAVVLLIRVWRPVTPADLGREPEAASVPAAREPAEAELADPGAVRASAGRRSGTTTAAAPSLDGPGGETPPGDPLVSRDGPGEHREPSDAGPHRPAAPRLADTPAEVARAYAPYLIIIAIFSIANLGAVKDALAKEPWTVKFAWPGLDILGGNGNQLSSATFTLNWLPAAGTLMILAGVLTALVLRVSAGRALRAYGRTYVELRYAIVTVMAVLALAYVMNQSGQTNTLGAFLAATGGAFVFLSAILGWIGVAVTGSDTSANALFGALQVETAARAGLDPVLLAAANSSGGVLGKMISPQNLAIAAAAVGMAGREGEIFRKVFGWSLLLLLFMCVLVALQGSPVLGWMVP